One Cricetulus griseus strain 17A/GY chromosome 5, alternate assembly CriGri-PICRH-1.0, whole genome shotgun sequence genomic window carries:
- the LOC100750346 gene encoding LOW QUALITY PROTEIN: alpha-enolase-like (The sequence of the model RefSeq protein was modified relative to this genomic sequence to represent the inferred CDS: inserted 1 base in 1 codon; substituted 1 base at 1 genomic stop codon), with amino-acid sequence MSILKVHAREIFDSRGNPTVEVYLYTSKGLFRVSVPSSASSGIYKALHLQELRDNDKTCYMGKGVSKAVEHINKTIVPALLSKKLNVVEQEKIDKLMIEMDGTENKSKFGANAILGVSIAVCKDGAREKEVPLYRHIADLAGNPEVLLPVLAFIVIDGGSHADNKLTMQEFMILPVGASSFQEAMRIGAEVXHNLKNVIKEKYGKDATNXSEEGGFMPNILENKEALELLKNAIWKAGYTDQVVIRMDVAASEFFRSGKYDLDFKSPDDPSRYITPDLCKSFIWEYPVMSIEDPFDHDDWEAWKNFTASAVIQVVGDDFTVTNPKRIAKAVSEKSCNCLLLKVNQTDSVTQSLQAWKLALSNGWGVMVSHGSGETEDIFIADLVVGLCTGQIKTSAPCGSERLAKYNQILRIEEELGCKAKFAGRCFRNPLAK; translated from the exons ATGTCTATTCTCAAGGTCCACGCCCGAGAAATCTTTGATTCCCGGGGGAACCCCACTGTGGAAGTTTATCTCTACACCTCAAAAGGTCTCTTCAGAGTGTCTGTGCCCAGCAGTGCCTCCTCCGGGATCTACAAGGCCCTACATCTACAAGAACTCCGGGACAATGATAAGACGTGCTACATGGGGAAAGGTGTCTCAAAGGCTGTTGAGCACATCAATAAAACTATTGTACCTGCTCTGCTTAGCAAGAAACTGAACGTTGTGGAGCAAGAGAAGATCGACAAACTGATGATTGAGATGGACGGCACTGAGAATAAATCTAAATTTGGTGCAAATGCCATCCTGGGAGTGTCCATTGCTGTCTGCAAAGATGGTGCCAGAGAAAAGGAGGTACCATTGTACCGTCATATCGCTGACTTGGCTGGTAACCCTGAAGTCCTTCTGCCCGTCCTTGCTTTCATCGTGATCGATGGTGGTTCCCACGCTGACAACAAACTGACCATGCAGGAGTTCATGATCCTCCCTGTAGGGGCTTCCAGCTTCCAGGAAGCCATGCGCATTGGGGCAGAGGTTTAGCACAACCTGAAAAATGTCATCAAGGAGAAATATGGGAAAGATGCCACAA GCAGTGAGGAGGGCGGGTTCATGCCCAACATCCTGGAGAACAAAGAAGCTCTGGAGCTGCTGAAGAATGCAATCTGGAAGGCGGGCTACACGGACCAGGTTGTCATCCGCATGGATGTGGCTGCCTCTGAGTTCTTCAGGTCTGGCAAGTATGACCTGGACTTCAAGTCTCCTGATGACCCCAGCAGGTACATCACACCTGACCTGTGTAAGTCCTTCATCTGGGAGTATCCAGTGATGTCCATCGAAGACCCCTTTGACCACGACGACTGGGAGGCCTGGAAGAATTTCACAGCTAGTGCTGTCATCCAGGTGGTTGGGGATGATTTCACAGTAACCAACCCTAAGAGGATTGCCAAGGCTGTCAGTGAGAAGTCCTGCAACTGCCTGCTGCTCAAAGTCAACCAGACTGACTCTGTGACCCAGTCTCTGCAGGCATGGAAGCTGGCTCTGTCCAATGGCTGGGGCGTTATGGTGTCCCATGGCTCCGGGGAGACGGAGGACATTTTCATTGCCGATCTCGTGGTGGGGCTCTGCACTGGGCAGATCAAGACTAGTGCCCCTTGCGGATCTGAGCGTCTGGCCAAGTACAATCAGATCCTTAGAATCGAGGAAGAGCTGGGCTGCAAAGCCAAGTTTGCTGGCAGATGCTTCAGGAACCCCCTGGCCAAGTAA